In one Photobacterium swingsii genomic region, the following are encoded:
- a CDS encoding MerR family transcriptional regulator — MLNKTRWVEIMKAAGLTDENMKNWHQQFEAMEPEAHQAFLESLNIDAEEIKTIRHWAKA, encoded by the coding sequence ATGTTAAATAAAACACGCTGGGTAGAAATCATGAAAGCTGCTGGTCTTACAGATGAAAACATGAAGAATTGGCATCAACAATTCGAAGCAATGGAGCCAGAGGCACACCAAGCATTTTTAGAGTCACTAAATATTGATGCTGAGGAAATCAAAACTATTCGTCACTGGGCAAAAGCTTAA
- a CDS encoding putative quinol monooxygenase — translation MTLTIIANIVAKDDHIELVKTELVKLINTTRAEEGCINYDLHQDNENPTHFTFYENWSSRELWQTHMANNHLADYMAATEGCVASFTLNEMTKIS, via the coding sequence ATGACCCTTACCATAATTGCGAATATTGTTGCTAAAGATGACCATATCGAGCTGGTTAAAACAGAACTGGTAAAACTCATCAACACAACACGCGCAGAAGAGGGGTGTATCAATTACGACTTACACCAAGACAATGAAAATCCAACACACTTTACCTTCTATGAAAATTGGAGTTCACGTGAGTTGTGGCAAACACATATGGCTAACAACCACCTTGCCGACTACATGGCCGCAACCGAAGGTTGCGTCGCATCATTTACGTTAAATGAAATGACTAAAATCAGCTAA
- a CDS encoding zinc-ribbon domain-containing protein yields the protein MDFSRQLEIAMQEYGNGWSKRWPEWATGNGKVKACTPIRMKREIHDFRLKERKIIRLGSFVGGDEKTKHQCLICDHEFLTKPNNITSGGHGCPRCARQRSNRSCRHSQEQYIKNCLELSVRPLEDYRGSGSAILHECIKCGHQWRVTIGNIRHAGGCPGCRSQSKLGQSIWRKRNLDT from the coding sequence ATGGATTTTTCACGTCAACTCGAAATTGCAATGCAAGAATATGGAAATGGATGGTCTAAGCGTTGGCCTGAATGGGCCACTGGCAATGGGAAAGTAAAAGCATGTACACCCATACGCATGAAGCGTGAAATTCATGACTTTCGACTAAAAGAACGCAAAATAATACGTCTAGGGTCGTTTGTAGGCGGTGATGAGAAAACGAAACATCAGTGTCTTATTTGTGATCATGAGTTTTTAACCAAGCCCAATAATATCACCAGCGGTGGACACGGTTGTCCACGGTGTGCTCGACAGCGCAGTAATCGTAGCTGTCGTCATAGTCAAGAGCAGTATATAAAAAACTGTCTAGAACTTTCCGTTCGCCCTCTTGAAGACTACCGAGGTTCTGGCTCTGCCATTTTGCATGAATGCATAAAGTGTGGTCACCAATGGCGGGTAACAATCGGAAATATCCGACATGCAGGAGGGTGCCCTGGGTGCCGTTCCCAAAGTAAACTAGGTCAAAGTATTTGGAGGAAACGCAATTTAGATACTTAA